The genomic region GGCGCTCCAACCGGCAACGCCGCGGCACTCGATCTCAGCGACGACGACATCGTGGCGCACCTGCTCTACCCCGTGGTCAACGAAGCGCACCGCGCTCTCGGCGAAGGCGTGGTCGGCGCCGCATCGGACATCGACGTGTCGGCGATCCTCGCCTATGGCTTTCCGAGCTACCGCGGTGGGCCGATGTTCTGGGCCGAACAGGGCGGCTTGCCTCACGTCGCCACGCGCCTCGAAGAGTGGGCGCTGCGCTACTCCGCGCCGTTGTTTGCGCCCTGCGAGGCTTTGCTCGCGGCAGCTTCCACGGCAGCGAGCAGCGCTGCACCATCGGCGTAGCGTTCACCCGGCTCCTTCGCCAGACAGCGGCGAATCAAGCGCCGCCAGGGCTCGGGGATTTCCCGAGGAACCGGTCGCGCACAATGCAGTAGGTGCTTGCTCATCACTTCCAGCCGCGGTCCCACGAAGGGCGGGCGCCCACTCGCGATCTGGTAGAGCACTACGCCCGCAGAGTAGACGTCGCTTTGCGCAGTCAAAGGCCCCGCCCGCACTTGCTCCGGGGACATGTACATCGGTGTGCCACAGGCGAAGCCGCGTTCGGTGATGGAGTCCTCGCCCCACTCACGATGTAGAGGCTTTGCCAGTCCGAAGTCGATGAGCTTGAGCGTCGTGCGTCCGTCTTGCATGGAAAGGAACAGATTCGACGGCTTGATGTCGCGATGCAGGATGCCCCAATCGTGAATGGCCGCAAGGCCGCGGGCCATGTCGAGGGCCCAGCGTTGCAGCACCAGCGTGCGCGGTTCGTCGAGATGCCG from Polyangiaceae bacterium harbors:
- a CDS encoding serine/threonine-protein kinase; the encoded protein is MQSSSSPTHDLPSPRSGSTSREGEPDTEPIAGGVGISARNLAELETLGYRHLAALEPGGALHVAEHAEHGIVAVKLGRRSDSKREQRRFEREARMLGERRHPNVVAVLDAATLHEGRPFVVMEYLAGVDLREALRHLDEPRTLVLQRWALDMARGLAAIHDWGILHRDIKPSNLFLSMQDGRTTLKLIDFGLAKPLHREWGEDSITERGFACGTPMYMSPEQVRAGPLTAQSDVYSAGVVLYQIASGRPPFVGPRLEVMSKHLLHCARPVPREIPEPWRRLIRRCLAKEPGERYADGAALLAAVEAAASKASQGANNGAE